A genomic region of Thunnus maccoyii chromosome 13, fThuMac1.1, whole genome shotgun sequence contains the following coding sequences:
- the LOC121910928 gene encoding serine rich and transmembrane domain containing 1, producing MSGMDIPLVDHNETVISPIDNGTFLRFSPTSASTSAAASSPGRQGNVYVYVWLFLGLLAFLLTLLIISLHRLKNIISSSSSVPDCSSEGGSSFTNMEICSISSQRSTISSLST from the coding sequence ATGTCAGGGATGGACATCCCACTGGTGGACCACAACGAGACCGTAATCTCTCCAATAGACAACGGGACCTTCCTTCGTTTCTCCCCAACCTCTGCTTCCACATCCGCGGCTGCCTCGTCACCAGGACGACAGGGCAATGTTTATGTTTACGTGTGGCTCTTCCTCGGCCTGCTGGCGTTCCTGCTGACGCTGCTCATCATCTCCCTCCACAGGCTGAAGaacatcatctcctcctcctcctcggtcCCTGACTGCAGCAGCGAGGGAGGGAGCTCCTTCACCAACATGGAGATCTGTAGCATCTCGTCTCAGAGGTCCACCATCTCCTCACTGTCCACCTGA